Proteins from a genomic interval of Zingiber officinale cultivar Zhangliang chromosome 1B, Zo_v1.1, whole genome shotgun sequence:
- the LOC122039011 gene encoding uncharacterized protein LOC122039011: MTFLLEQKVGHYVQYKKKWRNWKSELKKKYYDPELPMQVLLEERDNRALVEQYVKLVIQWNSEKSKERSEKNKIARKQKIMNQTTGRRSFAQVQQKLGKERGRPPSRVELFHACFTHANGSPSSNIVAEKLAAMKELENQLPEDEDDQVGQNDIFAQIIGPDRPGRVRMFGDGVNPSDLWGEVPSRSTCNRIVMEQRTKLEKMDEQVRKQGQHIAMLESKICNQSNQNLGSNYNSIQHTTLSSSPLLSDPVSLSLRVGCSVSIKSLFDSMKIVAKGVVHSMDPNTEVGRQALGPNWCEIQVLVVLEREESLIRPYDLLQRFEDTLGGMIAWPCHLLVVNEEDFY; encoded by the exons ATGACCTTCCTCCTGGAACAGAAAGTTGGACACTACgttcaatataaaaaaaaatggagaaaTTGGAAGTCAGAACTTAAAAAGAAGTATTATGATCCTGAGTTACCAATGCAAGTTCTTCTGGAAGAAAGAGATAACAGAGCTTTGGTAGAGCAATATGTGAAATTAGTTATTCAGTGGAATTCAGAAAAATCAAAG GAACGAAGTGAAAAAAATAAGATTGCTCGGAAGCAAAAGATAATGAATCAGACAACTGGAAGAAGATCTTTTGCTCAAGTGCAACAAAAATTG GGAAAAGAAAGGGGACGCCCTCCATCACGAGTCGAATTATTCCATGCTTGCTTTACTCATGCTAATGGAAGCCCCTCAAGCAACATTGTGGCGGAAAAATTG GCTGCAATGAAAGAACTAGAAAATCAACTTCCTGAAGACGAGGATGATCAAGTTGGTCAAAATGACATATTTGCTCAAATCATTGGACCAGATAGACCAGGTCGAGTACGTATGTTTGGTGATGGTGTTAACCCATCTGATTTATGGGGAGAAGTTCCAAGCCGTAGTACATGCAATCGAATAGTGATGGAGCAAAGGACAAAGTTAGAAAAAATGGATGAACAAGTTAGAAAGCAAGGCCAACACATTGCAATGTTAGAATCAAAGATTTGCAATCAATCAAACCAAAACCTTGGTTCAAATTACAACAGTATACAACACACAACATTATCAAGTAGTCCATTACTTTCTGATCCAGTTAGTTTATCTCTAAGG GTTGGATGCTCTGTCTCGATAAAAAGTCTATTTGATTCGATGAAAATTGTGGCAAAAGGAGTTGTTCATAGCATGGATCCAAATACTGAAGTAGGAAGACAGGCATTGGGACCAAATTGGTGTGAAATACAAGTTCTAGTTGTCTTAGAACGGGAAGAGAGTTTGATTAGGCCATATGATCTTTTACAAAGGTTTGAGGATACACTTGGAGGAATGATAGCTTGGCCTTGCCATCTG TTGGTAGTTAATGAAGAAGACTTCTACTAG